ATCGCGCGGGAGGCCAACGGGATCTGGCCGTTCGGCGGCGAGCACGATCCCCGCTTCACCGTGAGCGTGAGCCCGGGGGAGAACAAGCCACCCGGGTGAGCGGCCGCCGACCGGCCGTCCACAGGCGGGAAATCGGTGTGGCGGGCGGACGGGGCGGGTGCGCAGCATGGATCCCGGGTCCCCGTCCGGGGGGCCGGTCCTGACTGGAGGTCGTCATGCTGGGTCGATCATTGCTGGTGCTGCTGCTCGTCGCGGGAGTGGTCATGGCATCGTCGGGGGCGCGCGCCGAACCGGGCGCCGACGGACGCTCAGGCGGGGAGCTGGACGGCTTCGCCATCGGCCACGTGCCGTCCGGGGCCGGCGACGCGGTCTCGGACTTCGACTACGAGTGGGGGCGCGTCGCCTTCTCCTCGCGGGTGTGGGAGCGCCGGGTCGACGGCGGGTACCGGGTGGACCTGACCGTGGCCGTGCTGCGGGGCGAGCGGCTGCGCGACCTCGACGCGCTGCGGGAGTTCCTGGCCGAATACCACGAGCGTGATCCCGACGCCTGGGCGCTGGAGCCGTTCCGGCACGGCGAGCACCGCGGCCACATCACCGATGGGCAGGCGTTCTGGCTGGTCGAGCCCGGGTTGGCGGTGTCGGTCCGGCTCGACGCCGGGCGGTTCGGCCGCGGGGAGCTGACCAGGACCGCCCTGGGGGTCCGCCGGGTGGAGTGACGGCGCGGTGCGGCCGTGCCCGTGGCGGCGGCCGAGGACGCGCCGAGGCGCTGCCCGGTCAGAGTCCGCGGACGCGCGACCGGACTCCGGTCAGTCCCAGTCGTCCCAGCTCAGCCAGTCGTCGAACTTCATCTTGTAGCGGACTTTCAGGGATCCGCCCTTGACACCGCCGGTGATCTTGAAGTGCGGCGCGGGTGGGGAGGCGGCCTCGCGGACGCGGCTGTCGACGCTGCCGAACCAGGAGGTGTCGACGTTGATGTCGGCGCTGGCGCCGTCGGGCAGGATGATCTTGGCGTCGCCCCAGGAGGCGGTGATATCGAGTTCGACGATGGTGCTCAGCAGCGTGGCATCGCGGAAGTTCAGCCGGGTGTCGCCGTAGGGGTTCTTCACGACGACCCGGCCGGGCACCTGCCAGTTGCCCTTACGGGTGATGGTGCCGGCCTTCGCCTTCAACTCCAGCGTCTGCTCCGACCCCGCCCGGAGCACGGCGCCCTCGGGGCGGGGGGTGGAGGGAGCATCGGGCTGGGTGGGCAGGTCGGCGGTCAGCGGCGCGAGGTCGTCGTAGGTGCGCGCCCGGTAGGTGCGGTCGAGTCGCTCGTCGAGTTCGTCCAGCGTGATGCGCCCCTCCCCCGCCGCCTCCCGCAGGATCTCGGCTACCCGGTCTCGATCGGCGTCCGACGCTCGCATGGCTCCCTGACCGCCTGGCTCCTCTGGGGTCACGTCTCTCCCGTCGCTCCGCTCCGCACTCGGATTTCATGGTAGTTGCGGCGGGTTGCAAGACCCAGTTCCGATGGGAGGCGAAAACGGGATCAGACCGGTTGCGGCTCCTCCTCCGGCACCGATGCGCGGTCGATCCGCCCGGTACCGGAGGCCCACCGCTCGAAGACCACGGTGCCCAGCGGCGGAACGCTCGCGGCCAGCGCGAGCGCACCGGTCCACGGGGTCCAGCGCAACCTGATCCACGCGAGCAGCGCGATGGCGACGTAGCCGATGAAGGCGGCGCCGTGCAGGGGGCCGAACAGCTCCACGCCGATCTCGTCGTGGACGACGACGTACTTGAAGAACATCCCGATCAGGAGCCCGATCCAGGTGACCGCCTCGACGGCGGCGGTCACACGGAACGCGGTCAGCACGGGCTTGGACACCTGGACTCCTCTTGGGTTCGCGCGTTGGTTCCCACGGCCGCGGCAGCGGCACTCTCATCGTCCAGTGTGGTGCAGGAACGGCCGTGGGTGCGCCGTGAGTTCGGCTACTCGCCGGCCGCCCCCGGTCCGTCCGTCGACGATCCCGGTAGCCGAAATACGGGCGCACCGCCGTACCGGGATTCGGTCCCGGCGGAGGACCAGCCGCGCCCCGGAAGGACCGACCCGGGCCGGTCCGACATGGTTCCCGATCCGCGGCCCCGAGCCGGGACGCGCGTCGCCGGATGCGATCGTCCCGGATTTCGGTCTGACTTCAATGCCGTTTTCGGACTTCGGACCGGGGAAGCCATGGGCCGCTCGGGACCGGTGTTCCGCCGCCGTTCGCCCACAACATCGAAAACAGTTTCGAAATAAGGCTCTGACCAGCCGATATACACCTCTCCCCACCCCTTTTCGGGAGCCGCGGAATCGCCTTAGCCGGGGGGTTTGCCGGAATTCGCGGAAGCGCATCCTTACCTGTAGACGCGGTGGTTGCCCCAACCTTCTTCCCCACGCGACTCCCCACGCCAGGTCGACGACCGGAGGAATGCACGACGTGCCCCAACTCGCGATTGCCCCGACCTTCCTCAACGACTTCTCCCGGCTCGACGCCGGGGTCCAGTCCGCCACGCTGACGGTCATGCAGGCGTACATGGCCGGTGACCGGGAACACCTGGAACCCATCTCGTCCGCCTCCGACCCCAGGGTCCGCGTCCTGCAGATCGGTCCGGAATGGTCCGGTGTGGTGGCGCTCACCTCTGAAGACGTCTACTGCCTCGTCACGATCCGCCGGCACGACGACGCGGTGGCCTTCGCCCGCGGCTACCGCCCCGAATCGGGACCGGCGCTCGACATCGTGGAGATGCGCGAGCGCCCCGTCCACCCGGCCGCGCCACCGCAGGTGAGCGGCCCCGTGGAACTGGCACAGGAGCTCACCAGGTCCTTCGCCGAGTGGCAGGTCACGCTCCACCCCGACCAGCACCGGATCGCCGACGCGAGCTTCGCCGGATCCGCGCAGGTCACCGGCGGCCCCGGCACCGGCAAGACGGTGATCGCGCTGCACCGCGCCGCGCACCTGGCCGCCCTGGAAGCCGACCGCGCCCCCGACGGCGGCAGGTCCGTCCTGCTCACCACGTTCAACCGGCTGCTGGCGCAGACCCTGAGCGGCCACCTCGACCGGATCGTGCCGGATCCGGCCGTGCGGGACCGGATCGAGGTCGTCACGATCGACGGCCTCGCCCGCGGCATCGTGCACGGCCACACCGGCACCCCGCCGCAGACCCTGGGCAGGGAGACCCTGAGCGAGTGGTGGCGGGAGACCGCGCGGGCCGAGGGCATCCCCTACTCCGGGCGGTTCCTGGCCGACGAGTGGGAGCAGGTGATCCTGGCGCGCGAGCTCACCGACCTGCCCTCCTACATCCGGTGCGAGCGCAACGGCCGCGTGCTGCACCTCGCTCCGGAGCACCGCACGCACGTGTGGGAGACCATCCAGCGCTACACGGCCGCGCTGCGCGCCGCCGGCCGGTGGTCCTACCCGCAGGTCGCCCAGGAGGCCGCCCGGATCCTGCGCCGGTCGGGACCGCGCTACCGGCACGTCATCGTCGACGAGGCACAGGATCTGCACCCGGCCCAGTGGCGGCTGCTGCGCGCCGCCGTGGCCGAGGGACCGGACGACCTGTTCATCGTCGGCGACCCGCACCAGCGCATCTATGACAACCGGGTGTCACTCGCCTCGCTCGGGATCAACGTGCGCGGGCGCAGCCACCGGCTGCGAGTCAGCTACCGCGTGACGCAGGAGATCCTCACGTGGGCGATGCCGATCCTGGGGCGGCCCTCGGCCGTCGGCCTCGACGACAACGCCGACACGCTGGCGGGCTACCGCTCGCTGCTGCGCGGCCCCGAGCCGGTGCTGCGGGGCTGCGCGAGCCGGGCCGAGGAGATGGCTGCGCTGGGCGAGTGGGTCAGGGTGTGGCTGGAGGCGGGCGTGGTCGCCTCCTCCATCGCCGTGGCCGGCCGCAACCAGTGGGTGGTGCGGCACATCACGAAGGAGCTGCAGGCCTGCGGGATCCCGACCGCCCCGCTGGACGCCACCGACGGGGTCGGCGCGGTGCGCGTGGGCACGATGCACAAGCTGAAGGGACAGGAGTTCCGCTGCGTGGCGGTGGTGGGCGTCAGCGAACCGCTGCTGCCGCCCAAGGCCGCGATCGACTCCGCCGAGGCCGATCCGGTGGCGCTGGAGCAGATCCACCAGCAGGAGCGCAACCTGTTGTTCGTCGCCTGCACCCGCGCCCGCGACGCGCTCTACGTCTCCCACGTGGGCGGTCCCAGCCGCCTCCTCCCGAACGCGCGGTAGCGCCCTGATGCGCGGCGGGCCCGGCCTCCCTCGTCTCCAGGCCGGGCCCGTCGCTCCGCGCCGCGGCGGGGGCGCCGCGCTCATCGCGCCGCCCCCGCCATGGCCGCCCGCTGGTCGCGGGCCTCGAGGATCATCGCGACGATGTCGTCGGGGCGCTGGAGGTCGCGCCAGGTGAAGCGGAGCAGGACGAGCCGTTCGGGGGCGCTGAGGATACGGTTCTGCCTGCGGCGGTCGGTGAACAGGGCGTCGGGCAGGGCGTGCGGCGCGGAGCCGTCGGCCTCGGCGACGACGCCCCAGCCGGGCCAGGCGAGATCGGCGTGGCCGACGAGGCCGCCTTCGCCGTCGTGGACGGGATACTGCAGGGTCTCGGGCGGGATTCCGGCGTCGTGGCAGACGAGCCGCAACCGGGTCTCGAACGTGCTCTGCGCCCGGCCGTCGGCCAGCGACCACCAGCTCCGGGTCCGGCGGGCCCCCTGGCGCCCGGCGTTGGCCGCCTCCGGGACCGGCAGGTCCTCCGCGTTGACCAGGCCCTGCTGCAGCGCGGAGTCGATGACGCTGATCCCGCTGTAGCGGTCGGTCATGAGAACGGTGTCGCGCACGGTGCGCCCCGGCGTGGTCAGCCGGATCCCGCCGCACAGCGTGACCTCGTCGGGGCCGACCCGCCAGCCGTGCAGCCGCAGCCCCTCGTGCTTGGCACCGGCCACGCCGGGGGCGCAGAGGTGGATGAACTCGTGCCCCGGTCCGGGCAGCGGGCCCTGCATCCGCCACAGGCGCGCGGCCGTGCCGCCCACCGCCACCGCACGCGGCCCGTACACCAGTTGCGCCGCCATGACCCTCGCGGCCAGTGCCGGGGCGGGATCGCCCCGCACGAGGTACACGCCCACGCGCACCCGCCGCCACCGCCCCGTGCGGACGAGCCGCTGGATCTGGTGCACGCTCAGGCCGCATCCCGCGGCCTGCTCACGCGAGATGACCCCGTGCTGTGCTGCGGCGAGCGCGTGCGCGCTGGACAGTTCCGGCATGACCCAAGCCTCGGAGCCGACCGGCCGGGTCGGCAACACCGATCTCACGGCTGTGGACAACCCCGCGCCGTCCGATCGGGAGGGACCGGAGGAAGACGGTCCTCGCCGCCGATCGGGGACGGCGGCGAGGACCGCGGCGAACCGGTGGGGGCCTTCCGCTCCCTCGGCTTCTCAGGTCAGGGCTCGACATTCTCCTCGAGGCCGTCGATGTCGACCGTGCCGGCCTGGGCCAGGGGCTGGTCGACCTCCAGGTCGGTGACGGTCATGGAGGGCAGCAGCAGCGGGGGCGGGAAATCGGGGGTGAAGGTGAGCTTGATCCCGAGAATGCGCGCCTCCATCCGGGTGACGTGCATGACGACGTCGCCCGACATCGTCATGGCGGGCAGGTCCAGCGTGGTGATCGTTCCGTCGTGGCGGAACCACTGCTCGGCGCCGCTGAATCGGGCCTCGTCCATGGACAGCTTCAGGTAGCGCCGGGGCCCGTCGGCGGTGGGGTACTCCACGACGCCGTCGAAGGAGGCACCGCTCATCGCCAGCCTGTCGGCGCTCAGTCCGCTCTCCGCGGTGCCGGCGACGAAGCGGCCGTCATCGCCGCCCTCCCGGACGGTGAACTCGGGGACCTCATCCCGCTCCTGAGCCTCTTGGCACGCCCGGAGCAGTTCCTTGAGCTCCTCCTCCGAGAGCTCGGACGAGCCCTCCTGGACGCGGCACTCCTGCGAGACCTCCCGGTCCTCCTCATCCTCCTCGGAGTCATCGGCCGCTCCGTCCTCGCCGGCCCCGGCCTCCTCCTCCCCGTCCCCGGGAGAGGGCGAGGGGAGCTCCGGCAGCGAGGTGCCGGGGCTCGGCGTCCCGGACGGCGAGGGCTCCGGCGCGGGCTCGCCCTCCTCCTGCTCGCCCCCGCCCCGCCGAACCAGTCGTCCCACGGCCAGTCCAGCGCCGCGGGCGAGGACAGGGCGAGGACCAGCGCCATCGGCAGGGCGACGAAGGCGCGCGCCGGTCCGTCCGGACCGGTCTGCGAAGGCAGAGGGGGCGGGAGCTTGTCCTCCTGCGCCGGAGCGTCCTCCGACCCGTCATCGGGTTCCTCCTCCGCTCCGCCGTCGGCGTCGGGCGCCTTCCCGCGTCCGGCCCCGCCGGGCCGCCGGGGCAGCCAGGCGAAGGCGAGCGCGCCGCCGAAGAGGCCGGACAGCATGCCGATGCCGAAGCCGCCGAAGTTGGAGGTGAGGAACGAGGCCAGGGACAGCAGGATCGCCACGATGCCGTAGAAGGTGCGCTGCGCCGGCTGCAGCCAGGTCAGCACACCGATGGCCACGAGCAGGATCCCGACGAAGTAGCCCGAGATCCCGGCGATGCCCTGGTGGACGATCAGTGGGAGCGGGGCGAGCGGGGCGACCAGGATCGTGGTCCCGGCGATCGTGATGAGCAGTCCGCCCCAGAAGGGGCGGGACCGTTTCCACT
This sequence is a window from Spinactinospora alkalitolerans. Protein-coding genes within it:
- a CDS encoding DUF1707 SHOCT-like domain-containing protein, translated to MRASDADRDRVAEILREAAGEGRITLDELDERLDRTYRARTYDDLAPLTADLPTQPDAPSTPRPEGAVLRAGSEQTLELKAKAGTITRKGNWQVPGRVVVKNPYGDTRLNFRDATLLSTIVELDITASWGDAKIILPDGASADINVDTSWFGSVDSRVREAASPPAPHFKITGGVKGGSLKVRYKMKFDDWLSWDDWD
- a CDS encoding DUF3817 domain-containing protein, producing the protein MSKPVLTAFRVTAAVEAVTWIGLLIGMFFKYVVVHDEIGVELFGPLHGAAFIGYVAIALLAWIRLRWTPWTGALALAASVPPLGTVVFERWASGTGRIDRASVPEEEPQPV
- a CDS encoding UvrD-helicase domain-containing protein, translated to MPQLAIAPTFLNDFSRLDAGVQSATLTVMQAYMAGDREHLEPISSASDPRVRVLQIGPEWSGVVALTSEDVYCLVTIRRHDDAVAFARGYRPESGPALDIVEMRERPVHPAAPPQVSGPVELAQELTRSFAEWQVTLHPDQHRIADASFAGSAQVTGGPGTGKTVIALHRAAHLAALEADRAPDGGRSVLLTTFNRLLAQTLSGHLDRIVPDPAVRDRIEVVTIDGLARGIVHGHTGTPPQTLGRETLSEWWRETARAEGIPYSGRFLADEWEQVILARELTDLPSYIRCERNGRVLHLAPEHRTHVWETIQRYTAALRAAGRWSYPQVAQEAARILRRSGPRYRHVIVDEAQDLHPAQWRLLRAAVAEGPDDLFIVGDPHQRIYDNRVSLASLGINVRGRSHRLRVSYRVTQEILTWAMPILGRPSAVGLDDNADTLAGYRSLLRGPEPVLRGCASRAEEMAALGEWVRVWLEAGVVASSIAVAGRNQWVVRHITKELQACGIPTAPLDATDGVGAVRVGTMHKLKGQEFRCVAVVGVSEPLLPPKAAIDSAEADPVALEQIHQQERNLLFVACTRARDALYVSHVGGPSRLLPNAR
- a CDS encoding type IV toxin-antitoxin system AbiEi family antitoxin domain-containing protein yields the protein MPELSSAHALAAAQHGVISREQAAGCGLSVHQIQRLVRTGRWRRVRVGVYLVRGDPAPALAARVMAAQLVYGPRAVAVGGTAARLWRMQGPLPGPGHEFIHLCAPGVAGAKHEGLRLHGWRVGPDEVTLCGGIRLTTPGRTVRDTVLMTDRYSGISVIDSALQQGLVNAEDLPVPEAANAGRQGARRTRSWWSLADGRAQSTFETRLRLVCHDAGIPPETLQYPVHDGEGGLVGHADLAWPGWGVVAEADGSAPHALPDALFTDRRRQNRILSAPERLVLLRFTWRDLQRPDDIVAMILEARDQRAAMAGAAR
- a CDS encoding DNA primase: MGRLVRRGGGEQEEGEPAPEPSPSGTPSPGTSLPELPSPSPGDGEEEAGAGEDGAADDSEEDEEDREVSQECRVQEGSSELSEEELKELLRACQEAQERDEVPEFTVREGGDDGRFVAGTAESGLSADRLAMSGASFDGVVEYPTADGPRRYLKLSMDEARFSGAEQWFRHDGTITTLDLPAMTMSGDVVMHVTRMEARILGIKLTFTPDFPPPLLLPSMTVTDLEVDQPLAQAGTVDIDGLEENVEP